The DNA window GAGTCATCGATGTGCTGGGCGTGGGGAAGTGCGGCATGGACACACTACTAGTCCTTCTGGAAGTAGAACTTGGTGACCATCCTGTCTTCTTCAGGCGTGTTGGTGAGGCTGACAGGCCGGTCGGCCTCGAGTGCTGTGCAGAGGAACCAGCCGGGGCAGGCAGCCGACTCGAAGCGGGTGGTGGGGCCGCTGTCCGAGAGGATGAAGGTGAAGCGCTTGTCCTGATCCTTGTTCCTACTCAGGTCAGTGATGTTAACCGCCTGGAAGCCAAGACATGAGCAGTGAGGGCCGGGGAGCCCAAAGGTCCCatgctgcctccctctccccagcaggACTTGGCCGCTGGCTGGCTCAGAGCAAGGGCGGGAGCAGCACCGACCGGAGACCATTGCGGCAGGCCCCGTGCCCGGGTCTTCTAGCAGCAGTGACACAGAGAGGCTGTCCCACGGCCACACCTTGACTTTGGGAAATCTGGCCACTCTAGCCATGGGCCAGTGAGTTTGGTACCACGTGGCATCATCAGCAGAGGCCAATGCATGCGGAGCTGGCGCTCTGTCAGGGCCTGAGCCTCTGGCAGGAGGGCGCAGTGGAGAAGGTGGGCAGAGACGACTGCAGGGCATTTGACGTGGTACACACAACGTCCTGGTCATCCCCACTCCACACAGAGTAGTCACCCTCTGAAAGAATGCCCCATCCACTGGTGGGGGCAAGTGCCGGAACCCCAGTTACAGCAACTCACATTGAGTTAAGATCGTGAGACAAAGCCATCTTTTCCCAGGGCTGGCAGCCCGTTCATACtgaggggattaaggagtacaggGCCCTGGATAGGATGCCAACTCGTGGGTTTGATTGCATAAGGATTAGAAGAGAAAGGCCCCGAAGCTTGGCTTCCCTGGAAGAGGGCGAGTCTAAGTGGGTTGGGGGCCCTCGGGCAAGAGAGTGGCACACAGAAAATGAATCCGCCAAAGGAACCATCCTTCCTGGCCCCCTCCCTTCTCGAGGCTAGACTTAGCCACACGACTGACTTCAGCCAATGGGACGTGAGCCATACGACGTAAGTGGGGGTTTGATACGCGTTTGCACAAGGAGGCTTGTCTTTGTGGAATAACCCGTCTGTCAGGAGGCCCACGCTGCCCACGGAGCTCTGAGAGAGCACGTGGAGCAAGAGCCTGGGGGGTGAGAAGCCACCGAGGCCGCCCCCGAGCCAGCAGAGCTCCCCGCTGATGCCGCTGCAGGAGGGACGTGAGCGAGGCCGAGCGGAGCACAGCTGCCCAGCTGCGCCTGCCCCATCAACCCCCGCAGTCCTGAGAAAGAACCAACTGTGGTTGTTCCAGCCACTGGGTTTGGGGTGGTTGTTATCTGAGATGGGTCCTTACCTCCAGCTGGAGCCTGGTCTCATCGCCAGACTTGACACAGGACAAGCACAGCTTCCCCCCATGGATTCCCAGGAACACGGCATGAGGCTCGATGGGCACCACGTCTAACTTCTCTGGGGAAGAGCAGAAGGCAGGGTCAGGttatggagagaggaagagacagcccGGACTCTCCCAGAGATTTTctgtgtccccaccctccccaccaacTAAAACCCAAAGGTCAGAAGGACAGTGAGGTCCCATCTTCCTGGTctgcattcaaacagaacatcACACCAGTCTATTGAGTTACCCCTCAAGGACCGCGTCACCTAGATTCTGCTCCACATGGTTCCtatccttccttctccccaggatACCTGCACTCTAGGTCCCCAGGGGTGCAGCCCATGGGCAGGGAAATAGTCCATAGGGGGCCCCAGGGCCTGGTctacaggcacctgggtgactttgAACCTGCCTCTTACCCTTGGTAGTCTCTGAGCCCTCACGAGGCAGTGAAAATCTTGGCCTTTCTGCCCTTCAGCATGTTCATTAGGAGAAATGACAGAAGGACAGGAAAGGCCGGCCTCGCGCTCTTTCAGGGCGAGGCGGGGGGCCAAGAACAAGGGGCTGGGACAGGGTGGGAAGATGCGGATCCTGTCATCCCATAGTACCAAGTCAGCCAACAGGGAGTGAAAACATCCCAGGAGGCTCGTGCTGAAAAACTCTCCCATCGTGCCGTCACACCAGCCTCATTTTACTACAGGAAAAACTGAGGGATGGAGTGGGGGAAGCCTGCCCAAGGTCAGGCAGCTTGTTTAGAGCAAGGACCAGAACATGGCTGGATGTGGTATCCGTGAATAGGGATGTAACCCAGCCTTAGATAGGGCGTACTCGTTTTGGGTGGTAGTTAGGCTTTGAACAACAGAGGAATACGGAAGGCTCCATAGTCACAGGAGGGAAAGGGGGCATCTTCCCTTCTGTGCCCCATCCCTGCCAGTGGTGGCCCTGGGACACGGTGCCAGCAGGTGGGGAATCCAGATCTAGGCTCTAACCCTCCTACCCTCTTGAGACTGCCCTCAAGTATGGCCAGGCCTCCCCTAGCTTCCAACTCAGCTGCAAAGACCCAGCGGGAATTAGGACTTTGAACCTAAGGTTTCCAGGGGCAAGCTGGAGGCCCCCGGGCAAAGTGACCCAGTACCCGCACAACACCCACTTTCCTGGCAACCACTCACCTTCCAATTTAGTATTTGATCCTTGCAAGTATCCAGCAACGAGTTGGTTATTCCTCAGGTAGAAGGTTTTCTGGTTAATATCCCAGATTCTGAAATGCGAAAGGCCCAAGCTGCGGTGAAATGCTTCTGTGTGCCcagccctctgctcccccacttcCTGTGTCCCCCAGAGTTCACTGGATCTGCATTCAACTTTCTACCAGGGGTTTGGCCTTTTAGCCCAGCCCTGGCATGGAGGAGAGACTGAGGTCAACACCGACTAAGAGGCAGGCCCAGCTCCCACAGCTGGAAAGCAGTGCACCCACATTCTACCCCTCTCCTCACCTCACTCCTCATTCTCAGGTTCCCAAAACAGACACCTTCTACTTCAGCAAAACATGCTCTAGAGTAGCTcatccaatagaactttctggaTGCTGGAATGTTCTCTATCTGctctatccaatatggtagccaccagccacatgtggctatggaGCTCTTGGTGAAGGGCTGAGAGCAGGGCTTGCAGAGCCCCAGCCAGACGTGGACCCTCCATACCCTGCAGCCCACCCATGTGACCTTGGACCTGTGCCTGTCTCCTCAGAAGTGAAGTGTGGCTACCAACGTCCATGTCATCAGGTGACTTTGGGGAGCTCATGAGCTCGGTGAGGGACGGTTGGATGAACTGTAAAGGTCTTTGCACATGTTGAGCATTTCAGCTTTCGAGATTCTTCTGAGTTCCCGGATGAGTCTCCTACTAGAGACTTCCAGGTGCATCTCCTGGGTCTCCCAGCCAgtaggaggaggcagaggcaaagCTCATAGAGCGGTTACCGTGTCTGGAAAGGGGAACGACTTGCCCaggatgcacacacacacacacacatgcacacacactcacgcacacacacagaatccTGAACTGCAGCCTCAAGTCGGGGAACCTCGGTTTGACGGCAAAGTCACCCTGACATGGCTCAGTCCTGGGATGTCACAGTGGGGACAGTGTCACAGCCTATTGATTTTACAACGGGGTTGGTGAGACTCCTggcccaattttttaaaaaatcacggTAGTGTTCACGTTACTGtttgatcttcacaacaacccagtAAGGCCGGCAGGGGGGTATCCTTAACGCCAtgtcacagatgggaaaaccgagGCCGCAAAGGAGCGGGGTCCTCCACATGGACCTGAAATGCCGGCCAGCAGTCTAGACCTCTGGGCTGTGCGCTGCCCACAGCGGCCCTCCTGCTTCCTTGCCCGGCAGAGAGGCTCAGCCTGGCTCCTCGGCACCTGCCTGTCACTCACTCAGTGGCCAGAGTCTCCGGGAGAAGGACCCAGGCCTCTGGCCGAGTTTTGTGCATCTGACGTATTCTGAAACACAAGCCCTGAAGACCACGGATGTGGCTCCCCTTTCCTGAATAATGGATGTCCCTTTCCAGCCCAAAGTCAGTCGCAGGAGCTGCAGAGGCCAGCGGCCCCCGACGGCTGCAGGGGCTCCACTTACCTGTCCGttccccccacctcctcaggGGCGGCCTTACCTGAAGACTTGCATCCTGCAAGGTCTCTTCCTCAAGGGATGGCAGGCTGTCTCTGAATGGaacaggaaaaggaggaaagagatcAGGTAACTGAGGGGACACCTGCAGGCTTCCATTCTGCGGCCGCAGCGAGACAACACGACACTGCCATTTCGGGCCCAGAGTGGCCGCTTATAAAGAAAATAGTCACTCACCCAAGCCGCCCTGTGCTACTCTGAGAAACGGAAATGCCCTCACATTTCCAAAATGAGAAACCCTTGTTGTTGTCACTTTCAACCGTGCTGAGTGTCGCAATGGGGTGTTGTAACTGAttccctccccttttcccctGTGTAATTTCCCCAAAATTAAGATTTCTATTTCCCCTTCACTGAGTTCCTGGGAAGAGCACGATGAAAACTGAAGTCCCTCATCTGCCTGACAGGTATCCTGAGACTGtttgttgacttttttaaaaatagatttaagtAGAAAAATCCTCCTTCCTAACAAGCCAAGTGGTAGGGCCCTTCAGCACATGGGACAGTCTCATGTCACTTTGTGTTCTTTGAAGGATGGACAGCCGTGCTGGACTCTGGACCAGGGACTAGCAAACATTCAGTAAAGAACCAGATAGTCAATATTTTAGGGTTTGTCTCTGTCATGATTTCTCAACTCAGCTATTGTAGCTTAAACAGTAATAGGTGATCTGTAAATGACAAGCCGGTTATGTtccaatacaactttatttacaaaaataggtagTGACTGCATTTGGCTGGAAGTCCGCTGACCCCTGCCATAGAGTCAATTTCCTGAGAGGTGTTTTCAAGCCAGCTCTCTTCCTGCCATCCACGTCTTTAAAAGTTATGGTCTTGGGAAAATGAGGCCAACTCAGCCCTTGGACAGAAATGGATCCAAATTTCACCTCTGCCACTTGCCATTTGCTACCCGTGTGACCTGGAACATGTCATTtcgcttctctgggcctctgcctctctgcctcagaGCCCAGAGTGGGACTGATCATGTCTTCTTCACGGgtgaaaagagggaggaaggaggaaggaaggaagaaagggagagagggaaggaaggagaaattctAGCCTGCAGTGAGCACTCATAAGCATTAACTTCTTTCCATACTGCATTCTAGAAGTTAGGAAAAAGTTATGCATACTCCCATTTATGGATAGGGAAAGTATGGACAGGGCTTCACATGATCAGAGTGTGCAATGCTAATGTGGCACTGGAGAACTGGATGGGAGCTCAGCAGTTGTCCTGTCCCACCCTATCATTGTTTTGAAGAACACTCAGAAagacccagagagggaaagggacctgcccaaggccacacagctcatCAACGGCAGAGGTATGCCTAGGAATCCAGGTGTTCAGACTCCCAGCCAGTGGTCTTCCTGTTAGAACAGTTGATCTTGATGAGTCTGACTTTATTTGCAACCAAAAAATCAGCGTCCATGTCCAATGAAGGTAAAATCCTTCAAAGAGGAAGGCTacactgcatatttgaaagttgctacgAGAGTAGATCgcaaaagttctcatcacaagaaaaaagatgCTTTTATAACTGTATATAAAAACAGGCGGTGGGTGAATTTCTATATTGTATACCcctaatgttatatgtcaattatacctcaattaaatataatttaatgtttatgtcaattatacctcaatttaaaaattttaatataatgttatatgtcaattacacctcaattaaaaaaatttttaatgaaggtTACAAACGAATTTCTCAAATCTTTAAAGAGCTCTTCTTTCAGAGCAAATGGAACATTTCTGCAAAAATTGTATCACTTCCCTGGGTGATTACTTTGAAGGACAAAGTGACATGTACGTGTCCCCTCTGTTCTCACAAGGTGAGGGTCCGTGAGGGAGACATTCACCTTTGAAACACATGCAAGAAAGAACATCTACCTTTGAGGGCCAATGGGGAGATCTGTTTGTTTTGGGGAGGGCTGGTTGGAGAACGTGATGTGTAAGAACCTGCTTGATTATTGGCCACTCTCAGCATTTGCTGAATTGGGGGTTATAATTTCTGGAACACCTATGAATCATCAGGGGCCTAAACTGGTCACCACCCTGCTGAGATGGAAGGCAGCTAGCCCCCGCTGTGGTAAGTTCTCTCCTACTTGTCTTTCAATGCCGCTTCTGAAGCCCTCCTCCGTGTTACCTCAGCAGTCCTTGCAAAACGTCCTTGGAGACTGGAGAGGAGGAATGACTTGCCCAGGGGAGGCCGAGGGGCTCCATCGTCCTGCCTGCCCTCAGACAGCGTTCCAAGTCAAGGTCCCACCCACACTGTGGCTCCAGAATAAATGctcccctgtccccagcccaaattcagagagacagattTCTCCTAGAGACAGATCTCTCCAGGAGAAAGGTTCTCCACCTTTGCCGGGTCTGTGCTCGAGAAGTGGTCTGGCAGGCCTTTCCAGATAGAGAG is part of the Ursus arctos isolate Adak ecotype North America unplaced genomic scaffold, UrsArc2.0 scaffold_8, whole genome shotgun sequence genome and encodes:
- the LOC113242510 gene encoding interleukin-1 receptor antagonist protein isoform X1 — its product is MGVWKAGSGPSSSSPQVIRREGAAPPWEVLVAQVLPGASPFCAAASSGARGWKALEDCIFSQALPMASETACHPLRKRPCRMQVFRIWDINQKTFYLRNNQLVAGYLQGSNTKLEEKLDVVPIEPHAVFLGIHGGKLCLSCVKSGDETRLQLEAVNITDLSRNKDQDKRFTFILSDSGPTTRFESAACPGWFLCTALEADRPVSLTNTPEEDRMVTKFYFQKD
- the LOC113242510 gene encoding interleukin-1 receptor antagonist protein isoform X2, with product MQVFRIWDINQKTFYLRNNQLVAGYLQGSNTKLEEKLDVVPIEPHAVFLGIHGGKLCLSCVKSGDETRLQLEAVNITDLSRNKDQDKRFTFILSDSGPTTRFESAACPGWFLCTALEADRPVSLTNTPEEDRMVTKFYFQKD